One window of Sulfurospirillum sp. 1612 genomic DNA carries:
- a CDS encoding EAL domain-containing protein, whose protein sequence is MMSNNISLKFKNLRHYADQIILIILALIGLSLYIFYEINAIDKKEKSYISISNSIHSLELINKDFDNFFLNRKIVINYDKIETKISDFTHNLQFLKNALKKRGYDPYLEKIKTDFSTKKEIIEKYKSYSAFSLYTLLYIINNTRDIKARTKGTLSEIKQIHTHIDASLYSLIETYLNLDINKNQIDQSLAMLKDRDIPHPNAIQLLEQMKTTLEKITYVDGLRKKAALIPLENDITTLNTKFNQEHNRLVYHQNRILYIIFTLSVFLILLLFFTYIRTLQIKKELLAFKYAVENSDDSIVITDKDRLITYVNDASVKTSGYRYDEVIGKNPNILRSEQLSQDFYDEINRVLASGRKWSGEFINKKKNGEIYYEKSSITPMMTNNKLTGYLAIKLDVTDYVHQKEKMEYLAYHDSLTALPNRLCLKNMLFNMKNDLNHNILSLLFIDIDGFKTINDAIGHETGDEILKKIAHMLCAYTKKDNSVFRIGGDEFAILSLDKDDESIRIAHDILNLFKDLIIIDNFKSRISISIGIATCVDGRKDTATLIKQADIALNQVKEHGKNSYMVFNKELSDRIQQKWQIEQALATALKNHEFYVVYQPKYNLKSKKLISLEALIRWNHPKLGQIPPDYFIPIAEDLSLIHEIGNFVFRKACEDFTIIKQQYPYLENISVNVSASQLVNKTLLRDFQSIMDACHVKATDIGIEVTETHIMYDIDENITSLQQMREEGFQIVLDDFGTGYASMAYLKNLPIEVLKIDKTFVDNISIDASDINIVKATIAISRSLGYKTVAEGIETKAQEDILRNLGVDEGQGYFYSEPKTREALIALIKTIS, encoded by the coding sequence ATGATGTCCAATAATATATCTTTAAAATTCAAAAATCTGAGGCATTATGCAGATCAAATTATCTTAATCATTCTCGCACTCATCGGTCTCTCTTTATATATTTTTTATGAAATTAATGCGATTGATAAAAAAGAGAAGAGCTATATAAGTATTAGCAATTCCATCCACAGTTTGGAGCTCATCAATAAAGATTTTGACAACTTTTTTCTGAATCGTAAAATTGTTATTAATTATGACAAAATAGAAACAAAAATTTCTGATTTTACACACAATCTCCAATTCTTGAAAAATGCCCTCAAGAAAAGAGGATACGATCCCTATCTTGAGAAAATCAAAACAGACTTTTCCACCAAAAAGGAAATCATCGAAAAATACAAATCTTATAGTGCTTTTAGTTTATATACCCTGCTTTATATCATCAATAATACACGAGATATAAAAGCGCGCACCAAAGGTACGCTTAGTGAAATCAAACAGATTCATACACACATTGATGCATCCTTGTATAGTTTAATCGAAACGTATTTAAATCTAGATATCAATAAAAACCAGATTGATCAAAGCCTTGCGATGTTAAAAGATAGAGACATACCCCATCCAAATGCGATTCAATTATTGGAACAAATGAAAACAACATTGGAAAAAATTACCTATGTCGATGGATTGAGAAAAAAAGCAGCTTTGATTCCGCTAGAGAATGACATTACGACGCTAAATACAAAATTTAATCAAGAGCATAATAGGCTTGTGTATCATCAAAATAGGATTTTATATATTATTTTTACACTCTCTGTTTTTCTTATTTTATTGCTATTTTTTACCTATATTAGAACGCTACAAATTAAAAAAGAATTGCTCGCTTTTAAATATGCCGTTGAAAATAGTGATGATTCTATCGTCATCACAGACAAAGACCGCCTCATCACTTATGTTAATGATGCCTCTGTCAAGACATCTGGATACCGTTACGACGAGGTGATTGGAAAAAATCCAAATATATTACGCTCCGAACAACTCTCTCAAGATTTTTATGATGAAATCAATCGGGTATTAGCCAGCGGTAGAAAATGGTCAGGAGAATTTATCAATAAGAAAAAAAATGGTGAAATATATTACGAAAAATCCTCCATTACGCCAATGATGACCAATAACAAACTAACCGGATACTTAGCTATCAAACTCGATGTTACTGATTATGTGCACCAAAAAGAGAAAATGGAATACTTAGCCTATCATGATAGTCTCACCGCCTTGCCTAATCGTTTGTGCCTTAAAAATATGTTATTTAATATGAAAAATGACCTCAATCACAACATTCTATCGCTACTTTTTATCGATATTGATGGATTTAAGACGATTAATGATGCGATTGGTCATGAAACGGGTGATGAGATTTTGAAGAAAATCGCCCACATGTTATGCGCCTATACCAAAAAAGACAATAGTGTCTTTCGTATCGGAGGAGATGAGTTTGCAATTTTATCTTTGGATAAAGACGATGAGAGTATTCGCATCGCTCATGATATTTTGAATCTCTTTAAAGATTTGATTATTATCGACAACTTCAAATCGCGCATCAGTATTAGCATCGGAATTGCCACGTGTGTCGATGGGCGCAAAGATACCGCTACTTTAATCAAACAAGCAGATATTGCACTCAACCAAGTCAAAGAACATGGGAAAAATTCTTATATGGTCTTCAACAAAGAACTTTCAGATAGAATACAACAAAAATGGCAAATTGAACAAGCCCTAGCAACCGCACTGAAAAATCACGAATTTTATGTCGTGTATCAACCAAAATACAACCTCAAAAGCAAAAAACTCATCTCACTTGAGGCGTTGATTCGGTGGAATCATCCAAAATTAGGACAAATCCCTCCGGATTATTTTATACCCATTGCAGAAGATTTGAGTCTCATCCATGAAATTGGAAACTTTGTGTTTCGCAAAGCATGTGAAGACTTTACTATTATCAAGCAACAGTACCCCTATTTAGAAAATATATCCGTCAACGTATCGGCCTCACAACTGGTCAATAAAACTCTTTTGCGGGATTTTCAATCTATCATGGACGCATGCCATGTGAAGGCAACCGACATCGGTATCGAAGTAACAGAGACGCACATTATGTATGATATTGATGAAAATATCACCTCGTTACAACAAATGAGAGAGGAAGGATTCCAAATTGTCCTCGATGATTTTGGTACGGGATACGCCTCGATGGCTTATCTCAAAAATTTGCCGATTGAAGTATTGAAAATAGATAAAACTTTTGTTGATAATATTTCTATTGATGCCAGTGACATTAATATCGTCAAAGCGACCATTGCGATTTCTAGAAGTTTGGGATATAAAACAGTCGCGGAGGGAATTGAGACTAAAGCACAAGAAGATATATTGAGAAATCTCGGAGTGGATGAGGGACAAGGTTATTTCTACTCAGAGCCAAAGACACGAGAAGCATTAATCGCATTGATTAAAACAATTTCGTGA
- a CDS encoding 2-isopropylmalate synthase → MKDIIIFDTTLRDGEQSPGASMNTEEKIQIALQLEKLGVDVIEAGFAAASPGDFGAIKRISEQVKNSTVCSLARALDGDIKAAAHAIANANKQRIHTFIATSPIHMEYKLKMTPQEVIKRAVDSVRYAKTFCDDVEFSCEDAGRSDIGFLKEILDAVIEAGATTLNIPDTVGYRLPQEMGAIIKTLQESVKERAILSVHCHNDLGLAVANSIESIENGARQIECTINGLGERAGNAALEEIVMTLKTRKDVFSDYHTNINIKEIYPSSKLVSTITGIEPQPNKAIVGKNAFAHESGIHQDGVLKYAQTYEIMNAKDIGLDNNSLVMGKHSGRHAFKDKLCSLGYSLSDEEVNIAFDKFKVLADSKKEIFDDDIRALVSAEIIKISEVFELVTLQLSDCNPGGVPSAAVTIRHDGKEITDAAIGNGTMDAIFKVIDRVCGAEGRLKEYKVDSVTQGKDALARVIVKVVFEEGKPAILGHGLSVDTMQATAKAYIGALNSYISMKEDLRSLTKGI, encoded by the coding sequence ATGAAAGATATAATAATATTTGATACAACATTACGAGATGGTGAACAAAGCCCCGGTGCTTCTATGAATACAGAAGAGAAGATTCAAATTGCATTGCAATTAGAAAAATTGGGTGTTGATGTCATCGAAGCAGGTTTTGCAGCAGCGAGTCCTGGCGATTTTGGTGCGATTAAAAGAATCAGTGAACAAGTGAAAAATTCGACTGTTTGCTCATTAGCAAGAGCCTTAGATGGTGATATAAAAGCAGCCGCTCATGCCATTGCAAATGCGAACAAGCAAAGGATTCATACCTTTATCGCAACCAGTCCAATTCATATGGAATACAAATTAAAAATGACACCCCAAGAGGTCATCAAAAGAGCAGTGGATTCTGTGCGTTATGCCAAAACATTCTGTGATGATGTCGAATTTAGCTGTGAAGATGCCGGACGGAGTGATATTGGCTTTTTGAAAGAGATATTAGATGCTGTGATTGAAGCCGGAGCGACGACATTAAATATCCCAGATACCGTTGGATATCGATTGCCTCAAGAGATGGGCGCTATCATCAAAACATTACAAGAGAGTGTAAAAGAGCGTGCCATTCTTTCGGTGCATTGTCATAATGATTTGGGTTTGGCGGTGGCTAACTCTATTGAATCCATCGAAAATGGTGCAAGACAGATTGAGTGTACTATCAATGGACTTGGTGAGCGTGCCGGAAATGCGGCTTTGGAAGAGATTGTGATGACATTAAAAACAAGAAAAGATGTTTTTTCTGATTATCATACCAATATCAATATTAAAGAGATTTATCCATCAAGTAAGTTGGTGTCAACGATTACGGGTATTGAGCCACAACCAAATAAGGCAATTGTCGGTAAAAATGCTTTTGCTCATGAGAGTGGTATCCATCAAGATGGCGTCTTGAAATATGCACAAACGTATGAAATTATGAATGCCAAAGATATCGGTTTGGATAACAATTCACTTGTCATGGGTAAACACTCAGGACGTCACGCCTTTAAAGATAAATTGTGCAGTTTAGGCTATAGTTTAAGCGATGAAGAGGTCAATATCGCTTTTGATAAATTTAAAGTATTAGCAGATTCAAAAAAAGAGATTTTTGATGATGATATTCGAGCATTGGTATCGGCTGAGATTATTAAAATCTCTGAAGTATTTGAATTGGTTACCTTGCAACTTTCTGATTGTAACCCAGGAGGTGTACCTAGTGCTGCTGTGACGATTCGACATGATGGCAAAGAGATTACCGATGCTGCGATTGGTAATGGTACGATGGATGCCATATTTAAAGTCATTGACCGCGTTTGTGGAGCTGAGGGACGCTTGAAAGAGTATAAAGTTGATTCTGTTACGCAAGGCAAGGATGCGCTTGCCAGAGTGATTGTGAAGGTCGTATTTGAGGAAGGAAAACCTGCCATCTTAGGTCATGGATTAAGCGTTGATACGATGCAAGCAACGGCGAAAGCTTATATTGGTGCCTTAAATAGTTATATTTCTATGAAAGAAGATTTGAGATCTCTTACTAAAGGGATTTAA
- the pssA gene encoding CDP-diacylglycerol--serine O-phosphatidyltransferase: MSETESTNNNQNKIQLIYIFPNLFTAASIFVGVISVLASAKGDFDKAALYILLSLIFDGLDGRVARLTNTSSKFGAEFDSLADIVAFGVAPAMLFYYSIGIHYGKVGSLLTAMFVVFGAIRLARFNVMIGINEPSVFIGVPIPTAAVVLTMWILVHEKYVFFKDYNIAILVGIAMLALLMVSNFRYPSFKKINLRKPNFIKVLVYLVMVFSLVYIYPVESITIIVTAYLFYGVVRAIYNFTIAKYRKN; this comes from the coding sequence ATGAGTGAGACTGAGAGCACCAATAATAATCAAAATAAAATACAACTAATATATATATTTCCCAATCTTTTTACTGCGGCGAGTATTTTCGTCGGAGTTATTAGTGTGCTGGCTTCTGCTAAGGGTGATTTTGATAAAGCCGCTCTTTATATTTTACTCTCTTTGATATTTGATGGACTTGATGGGCGTGTTGCCCGTCTTACCAATACCTCAAGTAAATTTGGTGCTGAGTTTGACTCGCTAGCCGATATTGTGGCTTTTGGTGTCGCACCTGCGATGTTGTTTTATTATAGCATCGGGATTCATTATGGTAAAGTTGGCTCTTTACTGACCGCGATGTTTGTAGTCTTTGGCGCAATTCGTCTGGCGCGATTTAATGTCATGATAGGAATCAATGAGCCTTCGGTCTTTATCGGTGTTCCGATTCCAACTGCGGCTGTTGTGCTGACTATGTGGATTTTAGTGCATGAAAAATATGTTTTTTTCAAGGATTACAATATCGCTATTTTGGTGGGCATTGCGATGCTTGCCCTGTTGATGGTGAGTAATTTTCGATATCCAAGCTTTAAGAAAATCAATCTGAGAAAACCCAATTTTATCAAAGTGCTGGTCTATCTTGTGATGGTGTTTTCGTTGGTTTATATTTATCCAGTCGAAAGTATTACGATTATTGTTACCGCTTATCTCTTTTATGGGGTGGTACGAGCGATTTATAATTTTACAATTGCAAAATATAGAAAAAATTAG
- a CDS encoding cytochrome-c peroxidase has product MNYVVILIYFTCFNLVLLAQPITPIPRNNTIDNAQKIRLGKQLFFDQSLSKNNQISCASCHRHQYATADNRRNSPYSDNKTNPINTPTLYNSKYNFTQFYDGRASTLEEAITLMIEQNDTMQSNISDLAKKLNHTAYKKRFEAIYHDRVKPKYISNAIAAYIKTLNTPNAPFDKYLRGDDTALSASQKRGYFLFQSKGCIICHNGVNLGGNLFAKFGEIKPLLSDYLGRYNITKDPHDKYFYKVPTLRNISKTAPYMHDGRFYSLRDVVQFMLQYQLDAYGNRQDIDDIVDFLHALDGEVPHDVQ; this is encoded by the coding sequence ATGAATTACGTTGTCATTTTGATATATTTTACATGTTTCAACCTGGTGCTTTTAGCACAACCAATTACGCCAATACCACGAAATAACACCATCGATAATGCACAAAAAATACGCTTAGGAAAACAACTTTTTTTTGACCAAAGTCTATCAAAAAATAATCAAATTTCTTGTGCTAGTTGTCATCGACATCAATATGCCACAGCAGACAATCGCAGAAATTCTCCCTACTCAGACAATAAGACCAACCCAATCAACACGCCGACACTTTACAATTCAAAGTACAATTTTACACAATTTTATGATGGACGCGCATCGACACTTGAAGAGGCCATCACCCTCATGATAGAACAGAATGATACCATGCAAAGTAATATCTCAGATTTGGCTAAAAAGCTCAATCATACCGCCTACAAAAAACGCTTTGAAGCCATCTATCATGATCGCGTCAAACCCAAATATATCAGCAATGCCATCGCCGCATACATCAAAACACTCAACACCCCCAATGCCCCTTTTGATAAATATTTGCGTGGTGATGATACGGCTTTGAGTGCTTCTCAAAAAAGAGGATATTTTCTGTTTCAATCCAAAGGCTGTATTATTTGTCATAATGGGGTGAATTTAGGGGGCAATTTATTTGCTAAATTTGGTGAAATAAAACCACTTTTAAGTGATTATCTTGGCCGATACAACATCACAAAAGACCCTCATGATAAATATTTTTACAAAGTACCCACGCTTAGAAATATATCAAAAACAGCGCCTTATATGCACGATGGGCGGTTTTATAGTTTAAGAGACGTGGTGCAATTTATGCTCCAATACCAACTTGATGCATACGGAAATCGTCAAGATATCGATGATATCGTAGATTTTTTACATGCTCTTGATGGGGAAGTGCCTCATGATGTCCAATAA
- the ftsH gene encoding ATP-dependent zinc metalloprotease FtsH, with protein sequence MAQNNNNNNNNQNKKGNNFFNQNPLLVFAIFSIIVIVIFKNFITPNDGMINNSVGSTANAVTKNINYYQFKEMVKEGKLSYVAIGQTVIRAYMQNGPVKDVFIVKKVEGDNNLISQLEAKKIPYGGFNESNVFSEILFSWVLPIFIFFGIWMLLANRMQKNMGGGILGMGSSKKLVNSEKPKVTFSDVAGVEEAKEEVKEIVDFLKHPSRYINLGAKIPKGVLLVGPPGTGKTLLAKAVAGEADVPFFSVSGSSFIEMFVGVGASRVRDLFENAKKEAPAIVFIDEIDAIGKSRAANGQMGGNDEREQTLNQLLAEMDGFSSDKSPVIVLAATNRPEVLDAALLRPGRFDRQVLVDKPDFKGRVDILKVHVTDIKLSKDIKIEEIARMTAGLAGADLANIINEAALLAGRKSKEFVEQKDMIEAVERAIAGLEKKSRRINPEEKKIVSYHESGHALIAETTKGAKSVSKVSIIPRGLAALGYTLNTPEENKFLMQKHELVAEIDVLLGGRAAEEVFLGEISTGAGNDLERATDIVKSMVGIYGMSDVAGLMVLEKQRNTFLMGGSTKEYSEKMAENLDQHIKTMLNERYEIVKGRLEEYRECIERIVDKLKEDETIDGDMLRSIISTFEKENNMPTKMHARTETSSIDDKEDQNDA encoded by the coding sequence ATGGCACAAAATAATAATAACAATAATAACAATCAAAACAAAAAAGGGAACAATTTTTTTAATCAAAACCCTTTGTTGGTTTTTGCAATTTTTTCGATTATAGTAATCGTCATTTTCAAAAATTTTATAACTCCAAATGATGGAATGATTAATAATTCAGTGGGATCAACTGCCAATGCAGTGACCAAAAATATCAATTATTATCAATTTAAAGAGATGGTAAAAGAGGGGAAACTCTCCTATGTAGCCATCGGTCAGACCGTGATTCGAGCATACATGCAAAATGGTCCCGTCAAAGATGTTTTTATCGTGAAAAAAGTTGAAGGAGACAACAATCTCATCTCTCAACTAGAAGCGAAGAAGATCCCATACGGTGGATTTAACGAAAGCAATGTCTTTTCTGAAATTCTCTTCTCTTGGGTATTGCCTATTTTTATATTTTTTGGTATTTGGATGCTTTTGGCAAACCGCATGCAAAAAAATATGGGTGGCGGCATCTTAGGGATGGGGAGCAGTAAAAAGCTAGTCAATTCAGAAAAACCAAAAGTCACGTTTAGCGATGTGGCCGGTGTCGAAGAAGCCAAAGAAGAGGTGAAAGAGATTGTTGATTTCTTGAAGCATCCAAGTCGTTATATCAATCTGGGTGCAAAGATACCCAAAGGGGTCCTTTTAGTAGGCCCTCCAGGTACTGGTAAAACACTTCTTGCCAAAGCCGTAGCGGGGGAAGCGGATGTACCGTTTTTCTCTGTTTCAGGTTCAAGCTTTATTGAAATGTTTGTCGGTGTGGGAGCGAGTCGTGTGCGAGATTTGTTTGAAAATGCAAAAAAAGAGGCTCCTGCGATTGTCTTCATCGATGAAATTGATGCCATTGGTAAGAGTAGGGCGGCCAATGGACAGATGGGCGGTAATGATGAGCGTGAACAAACCCTCAACCAACTTCTAGCAGAGATGGATGGTTTTAGCTCTGATAAATCTCCTGTTATTGTTTTAGCCGCGACCAATAGACCTGAAGTTTTAGATGCGGCACTGTTGCGACCGGGACGATTTGACCGACAAGTTTTGGTTGACAAGCCAGATTTTAAAGGACGGGTTGATATTTTAAAAGTCCATGTTACGGATATCAAATTATCAAAAGATATTAAGATTGAAGAAATTGCAAGAATGACAGCGGGACTAGCGGGTGCAGATCTTGCCAATATTATCAATGAAGCGGCACTTTTGGCCGGTAGAAAAAGTAAAGAATTTGTAGAACAAAAAGATATGATTGAAGCGGTCGAGCGAGCCATTGCAGGGTTAGAGAAAAAGAGCAGACGCATTAATCCTGAAGAGAAGAAAATTGTCTCTTATCATGAGAGTGGTCATGCCCTCATCGCTGAGACAACAAAAGGGGCGAAAAGCGTCTCTAAAGTCTCTATTATTCCAAGAGGATTGGCAGCACTTGGTTATACGCTTAACACGCCAGAAGAAAATAAATTTTTAATGCAAAAACATGAACTTGTTGCAGAAATTGACGTCCTATTGGGAGGTCGTGCCGCAGAAGAGGTATTCTTGGGTGAAATCTCAACAGGGGCGGGCAATGACTTAGAACGCGCGACAGACATCGTCAAGTCCATGGTCGGTATCTACGGTATGAGTGATGTAGCTGGCTTAATGGTCCTAGAGAAACAGAGAAATACTTTCTTGATGGGTGGCAGCACCAAAGAATACAGTGAAAAAATGGCTGAAAATTTAGATCAACATATTAAAACCATGTTGAATGAACGTTATGAAATTGTCAAAGGTCGATTAGAAGAGTATCGTGAGTGTATTGAACGTATCGTTGATAAACTCAAAGAAGATGAAACGATTGATGGTGACATGTTGCGATCGATTATCTCGACTTTTGAGAAGGAGAACAATATGCCAACCAAAATGCATGCAAGGACTGAAACTAGCAGTATTGATGACAAAGAAGACCAAAACGATGCTTAG
- a CDS encoding phosphatidylserine decarboxylase, translating into MTKKTKTMLRSHTTTQLIAKEGWSYVGFFFVLFLFSYFFECWSWLFLFLFLLSAFVFRNFERIPAEDDKMSVLAPIDGKITNISKVVLKDKTEFLKVEIRKNILDASILRSPASVSFNKTRMIHGLFVDVDHHISKKLNERAILSFTSSFGMIIMIVNSGFFARKIDLFKTIGRLKFAERLGVLIDGKVELLLPLSVRIKVNLGDKVKAGESVLGYFSSKVASHE; encoded by the coding sequence ATGACAAAGAAGACCAAAACGATGCTTAGATCTCATACGACCACACAACTGATCGCAAAAGAGGGGTGGTCGTATGTTGGATTTTTTTTCGTATTGTTCCTGTTCTCTTATTTTTTTGAGTGTTGGAGTTGGTTATTTTTATTTTTATTTCTCTTATCTGCTTTTGTATTTAGAAATTTTGAACGCATTCCAGCCGAAGATGACAAGATGTCGGTTTTGGCTCCGATTGATGGAAAGATTACCAATATATCCAAAGTCGTTCTCAAAGATAAGACAGAATTTTTAAAAGTGGAGATTCGTAAAAACATCTTGGATGCGTCCATCTTGAGGTCACCCGCATCGGTCTCTTTTAACAAAACACGAATGATACATGGATTGTTTGTTGATGTGGATCATCATATTTCAAAAAAACTAAATGAACGGGCCATTTTGTCTTTTACTTCAAGTTTTGGGATGATTATCATGATTGTCAATAGTGGCTTTTTTGCTAGAAAAATTGACTTGTTTAAAACTATTGGACGATTAAAATTCGCTGAACGATTAGGCGTTTTGATTGATGGCAAGGTGGAATTATTATTGCCATTGAGTGTGAGAATAAAAGTAAATTTAGGAGATAAAGTGAAAGCAGGTGAGAGTGTTTTGGGTTATTTTTCATCCAAGGTTGCATCACATGAGTGA
- a CDS encoding tetratricopeptide repeat protein: MAEEEIVILEADDGISELESQDEERQDETIEASDNQDKKKRKILLIIIAIITLLLLLLVATFLIFNQSQTKKVANIDTHKIAQKLIKKENSSQFSPSRIESMIQKANILYETGEKHKALKIYEKISNFNEALSFYNMGVVKMKEKNYKEAIQAFKKAIQNREQKCISAINAAISALHLGDQKLFTYYLDLASAYLPEDANAPIYSYEMSLINYYRNFYYEALSTLKHPNSKFYHYEQKYLTSKIFAYFHHDKDAIDALLSSNSPHNNLPLGLLYARNGEYKIAQRYLKKAQQHTNDPIRVQMARALVENKLGELKTAADLMNDSLKLNKNKTLSTYAIHVTLRESLFDVNLAQKDFEKQLFANQESTYALIFYFAPYKIFNASQGIEYTRKGSMNIYLDKLSSAQTYLKASSTLSRINLSISKGIKEALSNHIFKANQTFKSLIKSYPEHAILHYDLALTYAQIGNYTLAYRHFSTSYHLDNTNYLAGIFAIYCSNLIKKNATKLTDDVKSSIALDHTLKDVNRYMSLISLSQNNKFAMSRWLEESKKTDPLNLIFDIIIAHKVSNANLFRQNVQALQALLPKDLMSNIIFFHMKNSHKPIKEYAKAFQIRFKNNHLNLNSFYYGPSIAREQFTKLLQISGLLFYERDALKAKIPLETYDRQALIYTLAYLDIFTHNFEESYVLYNKLIDDYNQKDSKTIFLAAVAAIGAGHTANAIALLELSKLIDPENFESRYALGLLYQEVNNFAGASIQYIKIGDSGFTSKYFSFKIKNN; encoded by the coding sequence ATGGCAGAAGAAGAGATCGTCATCCTTGAAGCCGACGATGGAATATCGGAGTTAGAATCACAGGATGAAGAACGCCAAGATGAAACCATCGAAGCCTCGGACAATCAGGATAAGAAGAAGAGAAAAATACTCCTTATCATCATTGCCATTATCACACTTCTTTTGCTATTACTTGTGGCAACTTTTCTCATTTTTAACCAGTCACAAACGAAAAAAGTTGCCAATATCGACACCCATAAAATCGCACAAAAACTCATAAAAAAAGAGAATTCGAGTCAATTTTCACCCTCTCGGATAGAAAGCATGATACAAAAAGCGAACATTCTGTATGAAACCGGTGAAAAGCATAAAGCACTCAAAATCTATGAGAAAATTTCAAACTTCAATGAAGCCCTATCATTTTATAACATGGGCGTCGTCAAAATGAAAGAAAAAAATTACAAAGAGGCCATACAAGCCTTCAAAAAGGCCATCCAAAATCGTGAGCAAAAGTGCATTAGTGCCATCAATGCCGCCATCAGCGCCCTACATCTTGGAGATCAAAAACTTTTTACTTATTATCTTGATCTTGCTAGTGCTTATTTGCCTGAAGATGCGAACGCCCCGATATACTCTTATGAGATGAGTTTGATTAATTATTACCGTAATTTTTATTATGAGGCACTCTCCACGCTCAAACATCCTAATAGTAAATTTTATCACTATGAGCAAAAATATCTCACATCAAAAATCTTTGCATATTTCCATCATGATAAAGATGCCATCGATGCTCTTTTAAGTAGTAATTCACCCCACAACAACCTTCCTTTGGGACTGTTATATGCACGTAATGGAGAGTACAAAATCGCTCAACGCTACTTAAAAAAAGCACAACAACACACTAATGATCCTATCCGAGTTCAAATGGCACGCGCATTGGTTGAGAATAAGTTGGGCGAATTAAAAACAGCCGCAGACTTGATGAATGACTCATTGAAACTCAACAAAAACAAGACATTAAGCACCTATGCAATTCATGTCACATTAAGAGAGTCACTCTTTGATGTCAATTTGGCACAAAAAGATTTTGAAAAGCAACTTTTTGCCAATCAAGAAAGCACGTATGCTTTAATTTTTTATTTTGCTCCCTACAAAATTTTTAATGCCTCTCAGGGCATTGAGTACACGCGAAAAGGGAGTATGAATATTTACCTTGACAAACTCAGTTCAGCGCAAACGTATCTCAAAGCCAGTTCTACATTGTCCCGGATTAATCTGAGCATATCCAAAGGCATAAAAGAGGCATTATCTAACCATATTTTCAAAGCCAATCAAACCTTTAAATCCTTAATCAAATCGTATCCCGAACATGCTATTTTGCATTATGATTTGGCTCTAACTTATGCACAAATAGGAAATTATACCTTAGCATATCGACATTTTTCCACAAGCTACCACCTTGATAATACCAATTATCTTGCTGGAATCTTTGCAATTTATTGTTCTAATCTAATCAAAAAAAATGCTACAAAATTGACAGATGATGTCAAATCTAGCATCGCCTTGGATCATACTCTAAAGGATGTCAATCGATACATGTCGCTCATCAGTTTAAGCCAAAATAACAAATTTGCAATGTCAAGATGGCTGGAAGAGAGTAAAAAAACAGATCCACTCAATCTTATATTCGATATTATCATCGCACACAAAGTCTCCAATGCTAATTTATTTCGACAAAACGTTCAAGCATTGCAAGCACTCTTGCCTAAAGATTTGATGAGTAATATCATCTTTTTTCATATGAAAAACAGTCACAAACCTATCAAAGAGTATGCAAAAGCTTTCCAAATTCGATTTAAAAACAATCATTTAAATCTCAATAGTTTTTATTATGGTCCGAGTATTGCACGCGAACAATTCACCAAACTACTACAAATTTCAGGACTTTTATTTTATGAGCGTGATGCACTAAAAGCAAAAATTCCACTTGAAACGTATGACAGGCAAGCCCTCATCTACACCTTAGCATACCTTGATATCTTTACCCACAACTTTGAGGAATCTTATGTTTTATACAACAAACTCATTGATGATTATAATCAAAAAGATTCAAAAACAATCTTCCTCGCAGCAGTCGCCGCAATCGGTGCGGGACATACGGCCAATGCGATTGCACTTTTGGAACTTTCAAAGCTTATCGACCCTGAAAATTTTGAAAGTCGCTATGCGTTGGGATTGCTCTATCAAGAAGTCAATAACTTTGCAGGAGCCTCCATACAATATATTAAAATCGGAGACTCTGGATTCACATCAAAATATTTTAGTTTTAAAATCAAAAATAACTAA